One region of Azoarcus sp. CIB genomic DNA includes:
- the cysB gene encoding HTH-type transcriptional regulator CysB — protein MNLQQLRYIHEVARRGLNVSEAAEALFTSQPGVSKQIRQFEAELGVDIFVRHGKRLVDVTAPGRQVLAIAERMLRDADNLRQVGDEFTNEVAGDLSIATTHTQARYVLPRVIRDFMQRFPQVKLSLHQGSPRQVCDMVMSGEADIAIATEAIAEYDELVMLPCYQWNRCIVATPRHPILKEHPLTLEAISRYPVITYDDAFTGRSLINKAFLGRGLRPNVVLTALDSDVIKTYVAMDLGIGIVARMAYDASADKALGMADASHLFESSTTRVGLRRNAYLRGYVYAFIELFAPHLTRRMVDVALAGGGEDYGM, from the coding sequence ATGAACCTCCAGCAGCTGCGTTACATCCATGAAGTCGCGCGTCGCGGGCTGAATGTTTCCGAGGCCGCGGAGGCGCTGTTCACGTCGCAGCCGGGGGTGTCGAAGCAGATCCGGCAGTTCGAGGCGGAGCTGGGGGTCGATATCTTCGTGCGTCACGGCAAGCGCCTGGTGGACGTGACGGCGCCGGGGCGGCAGGTGCTGGCGATCGCCGAGCGGATGCTGCGCGACGCCGACAACCTGCGCCAGGTCGGGGACGAGTTCACCAACGAGGTCGCGGGGGATCTCTCCATCGCGACCACCCACACGCAGGCGCGCTACGTGCTACCGCGGGTGATCCGCGACTTCATGCAGCGTTTTCCTCAGGTGAAGCTGTCGCTGCATCAGGGCAGCCCGCGCCAGGTGTGCGACATGGTGATGTCGGGCGAGGCGGATATCGCGATCGCGACCGAGGCGATCGCCGAATACGACGAACTGGTGATGCTGCCGTGTTACCAGTGGAACCGCTGCATCGTCGCGACGCCGCGCCACCCGATCCTGAAGGAGCATCCGCTGACGCTGGAGGCGATCTCGCGCTACCCGGTGATCACCTACGACGACGCCTTCACCGGACGCAGCCTGATCAACAAGGCCTTCCTCGGGCGCGGCTTGCGGCCGAACGTGGTGCTGACGGCGCTGGACTCCGACGTGATCAAGACCTACGTCGCGATGGACCTCGGCATCGGCATCGTCGCGCGCATGGCCTATGACGCTTCGGCCGACAAGGCGCTGGGGATGGCGGACGCGTCGCATCTCTTCGAGTCGAGCACGACGCGCGTGGGGCTGCGGCGCAATGCCTACCTGCGCGGCTATGTGTATGCGTTCATCGAGCTCTTCGCGCCGCACCTGACGCGACGCATGGTGGATGTGGCGCTGGCGGGCGGGGGCGAGGACTACGG